The following proteins are co-located in the Polystyrenella longa genome:
- a CDS encoding chemotaxis protein CheC, producing the protein MNTTVEQLDALAEIINIGTGRAAAALSEITDSWIELSVPRVVACSPRDVSLHVDQTDSDSQTLICQKFQGGLNGQASLSFPSKSALSLAHFVGDVEDEADEFDFDLEGILEEVGNIVLNAVLGSVSNLFECGLDYSLPEFLPQIDLLSYMQNNVTEEAGEELTILVANANFNIASRDIRGSLIIVFQVECLRRLLAKVLDD; encoded by the coding sequence ATGAACACAACCGTCGAACAACTCGATGCATTAGCCGAAATTATTAATATCGGAACAGGCCGAGCTGCCGCTGCTCTCAGCGAAATCACCGATTCGTGGATCGAGCTTTCTGTTCCTCGAGTGGTTGCCTGTAGCCCCCGAGACGTTTCCCTGCATGTGGATCAAACCGATTCGGACTCTCAGACGTTAATCTGTCAGAAGTTCCAAGGTGGATTGAACGGTCAAGCGTCGCTTTCGTTTCCGAGCAAGAGTGCTCTCAGCCTTGCACACTTCGTGGGCGATGTTGAAGACGAGGCGGACGAATTTGACTTTGACCTGGAAGGAATCCTGGAAGAAGTTGGGAATATCGTGTTGAACGCGGTACTCGGGTCTGTCTCGAATCTGTTCGAGTGTGGTTTGGATTATTCGTTGCCGGAATTTCTACCTCAGATCGATTTGCTCTCTTATATGCAGAACAACGTGACCGAAGAAGCTGGTGAAGAGCTTACCATACTGGTGGCTAATGCGAACTTTAATATTGCCAGTCGGGATATTCGCGGAAGTTTGATTATCGTCTTTCAGGTGGAATGCTTGAGGCGACTTCTGGCCAAAGTCCTGGATGACTGA
- a CDS encoding response regulator, with amino-acid sequence MPFILVAEDSTLSRKMIVRALVSHGFEVIQARDGKEALKIFIERETELTCLVSDNLMPEMSGVELLAEVRKRTSEFPVIMASADIQKTTRAECDRLGISAFLNKPVQPEDLIAAVKDALSLPVC; translated from the coding sequence ATGCCATTCATACTCGTCGCAGAGGATTCAACTCTTTCACGGAAAATGATTGTAAGAGCATTGGTGAGCCATGGTTTTGAAGTGATTCAGGCTCGGGATGGAAAAGAAGCATTGAAGATATTTATTGAACGGGAAACAGAGCTGACCTGTCTGGTTTCGGACAATCTGATGCCGGAGATGTCAGGAGTCGAATTGCTGGCGGAAGTTCGTAAACGAACAAGTGAGTTTCCCGTCATCATGGCTTCGGCCGACATTCAGAAGACGACACGAGCGGAATGTGACCGACTCGGTATTTCCGCCTTTCTGAATAAACCAGTGCAGCCGGAAGATTTAATCGCCGCTGTAAAGGATGCCTTGTCTTTACCTGTTTGTTAA
- a CDS encoding PAS domain-containing hybrid sensor histidine kinase/response regulator — translation MTFLSLPHTQFSDSHYDLLPVGVCIIDRELNLYSWNKTLIQWSGISQKDAVGKNLSEFCSEAGIKRFRVRVGHVFDSQQSIVLSPSLHDALIPVNLGSVDQCWKMVQRVTVQPMPEQGDFALVCIEDVTTQYRQNTELRRERKKLRHSESQVRAINNATPESVLLTDPQGVIIEINRAGLEMMEADSSSDLIGKSLIDFVLPEYQEGVKQMSESACAGNRITIEYVMQGLKGTRRWMRTTSVPLELEQDHVVQLSLAWDISAQKRSEIALRKAHDEAQVANKAKNEFLANMSHEIRTPMTAIMGYADILHNNSNDPDTLEATYTIKRNGEHLLEIINDILDYSNLDTTQLRLESKNCCPVRLVNECAKRLMPVAKKKNLDLKLTYQGDIPSNIFTNPDRYRQVLTNIIGNAIKFTDSGEVKVVVHSEGREEGMLLIDVIDTGIGIRDEDLTHLFEPFTQADYSLSRKYGGTGLGLAISRYLTENLGGEIKVTSEVGQGSTFSISIAIGDLTSVEMIDGQTLNPEETPKVIKANLGMGDKLNCRVLLVDDGPDNQRLISFILKKAGAEVTIAEHGEEALTAMYGAWPIANEEELKAGWSSEKSPFDVVLMDMQMPVMDGYTATRAMRNLRNDIPVIAVTAHAMEGDREKCLEAGCDEYLTKPISKPTLLNQIRHFLPKSQLDASII, via the coding sequence GTGACATTCCTCTCGTTGCCGCATACTCAGTTCTCCGATAGCCATTACGACCTGTTACCAGTTGGAGTGTGTATTATCGATCGAGAATTGAATCTGTATAGTTGGAATAAGACACTCATCCAGTGGAGCGGAATTTCGCAAAAGGATGCTGTCGGGAAAAATCTTAGCGAGTTCTGTTCCGAGGCTGGAATCAAACGGTTTCGTGTGCGAGTGGGCCACGTCTTCGATTCTCAGCAATCGATTGTCCTATCTCCATCGCTCCATGATGCACTGATTCCCGTCAACCTAGGCTCAGTAGATCAGTGCTGGAAGATGGTGCAGCGGGTAACAGTCCAGCCGATGCCGGAGCAGGGTGATTTTGCTCTCGTCTGCATCGAAGATGTTACCACTCAGTATCGACAGAACACGGAACTGCGTCGAGAACGCAAGAAATTACGTCACAGTGAATCTCAGGTCCGAGCCATCAATAATGCAACGCCTGAAAGTGTGCTGCTGACAGACCCTCAAGGAGTAATTATCGAAATTAACAGAGCCGGTCTGGAGATGATGGAAGCGGACAGCTCTTCCGATCTGATCGGAAAGTCGCTGATCGATTTTGTTCTTCCAGAATACCAGGAAGGCGTCAAGCAGATGAGCGAGTCTGCATGTGCTGGAAATCGGATTACGATCGAATACGTAATGCAGGGTCTAAAAGGGACGCGGCGTTGGATGCGGACCACTTCTGTTCCTTTAGAGTTGGAGCAGGATCACGTTGTACAGCTTTCACTGGCGTGGGATATTTCGGCTCAGAAAAGAAGCGAGATCGCCCTCCGGAAAGCTCATGACGAAGCACAGGTTGCCAATAAAGCCAAGAATGAGTTCCTCGCGAATATGAGCCATGAAATCCGGACGCCGATGACAGCGATCATGGGGTATGCCGATATTCTACACAACAACTCGAACGATCCAGACACACTCGAAGCGACCTACACCATCAAGCGTAACGGTGAACATCTTCTCGAGATTATCAACGACATTCTTGATTATTCCAATCTGGATACAACGCAACTACGATTGGAAAGTAAAAATTGCTGCCCAGTTCGTTTGGTTAATGAATGTGCTAAACGACTAATGCCAGTCGCGAAGAAGAAAAACCTCGACCTGAAGTTAACCTATCAGGGAGATATACCGTCCAACATCTTTACCAATCCGGATCGGTATCGTCAGGTGCTGACGAATATCATCGGCAATGCAATTAAATTCACCGACAGTGGTGAAGTGAAAGTGGTTGTCCATTCGGAAGGACGAGAAGAGGGGATGTTGCTGATTGATGTGATCGATACGGGAATTGGTATTCGCGACGAAGATTTGACGCATTTGTTTGAACCATTCACACAGGCCGATTACTCGTTAAGCCGAAAATACGGCGGCACTGGGTTGGGATTGGCAATCTCCAGATATCTGACTGAAAACCTGGGCGGGGAAATCAAAGTCACAAGCGAAGTGGGACAAGGCAGTACCTTCTCGATCAGTATTGCGATCGGCGACCTTACTTCCGTAGAAATGATTGATGGACAGACTTTAAATCCAGAGGAAACACCCAAGGTGATCAAAGCCAATCTGGGAATGGGTGACAAGCTGAATTGTCGCGTTCTGCTGGTTGATGATGGTCCGGATAATCAGCGATTGATTTCGTTTATTCTCAAAAAGGCCGGGGCAGAAGTGACCATCGCCGAACATGGCGAAGAAGCGCTGACGGCTATGTATGGTGCCTGGCCAATCGCGAATGAAGAAGAGTTGAAAGCAGGGTGGTCGTCCGAAAAAAGCCCCTTTGATGTCGTGCTTATGGACATGCAAATGCCGGTTATGGATGGTTACACAGCGACGCGTGCGATGCGAAATTTAAGGAATGATATCCCCGTCATTGCAGTCACCGCACACGCGATGGAGGGCGATCGCGAAAAATGTCTGGAAGCCGGTTGCGACGAATATCTAACTAAACCGATCAGTAAACCGACCTTGCTCAACCAGATTCGTCATTTTTTGCCCAAGTCTCAGCTGGATGCTTCAATAATCTGA
- a CDS encoding zinc ribbon domain-containing protein, which produces MSTTAADLKDLHELHRRLQAVQGKLEAGPKRIAAREQIVSKKETELEAARQKQKQLKMTSDQKTLQLKTNEAKIDTLKRKLNEASSNREYEIITSQIEADKVANSVLEDEILECLDGIDAQAKAIEKLQTELEASKADFGQFKTTFEATIPDLQEENDKLRSSLKEAETCIPVSERAQYQRLVAAHSDTALAAVESNACSECYTMLEPNIMVELNMGKIRFCRACGRLLYRE; this is translated from the coding sequence ATGAGTACGACCGCAGCAGACCTTAAAGATCTGCACGAATTACATCGAAGACTTCAAGCCGTACAAGGGAAATTGGAAGCAGGCCCCAAACGTATCGCCGCTCGCGAGCAGATCGTAAGCAAAAAAGAAACCGAGTTGGAAGCAGCCCGTCAGAAGCAAAAACAACTCAAGATGACGAGCGATCAAAAAACACTGCAGCTGAAGACCAATGAAGCCAAAATCGATACACTCAAAAGGAAGCTGAACGAAGCCTCATCGAATCGGGAATACGAAATCATCACGTCGCAGATCGAGGCCGACAAAGTTGCGAACAGTGTCCTTGAAGACGAGATTCTCGAATGCCTGGATGGAATCGACGCTCAAGCGAAGGCTATTGAAAAACTGCAGACAGAGCTAGAGGCCTCTAAAGCGGACTTTGGCCAGTTTAAGACCACCTTTGAAGCGACGATCCCCGATCTACAGGAAGAGAATGACAAATTGCGTTCTTCTCTAAAAGAGGCGGAAACGTGTATTCCTGTTTCTGAACGGGCACAATACCAGCGTTTGGTCGCAGCTCACTCGGATACGGCTCTGGCAGCCGTCGAGTCCAATGCCTGTTCCGAGTGCTACACCATGCTGGAACCCAATATCATGGTTGAGCTCAATATGGGTAAAATCCGCTTCTGTCGCGCCTGTGGTCGATTGCTTTACCGCGAATAA
- the rpoD gene encoding RNA polymerase sigma factor RpoD: MHRLDQELKSLIEKGREQGFVTYHEASGYLPDEADNPQKLDHLVMSLEELDLPLVKDDAPVEPADGSKKRKPRVREMSTEDKSRRIDDPVRMYLTQMGEIPLLTREEEINLAKQIELTRKLFRRFLISGDYVMGEAIGILTKVDASELPFDRTIKISMTESLEKDQILGRMPHNLGTLRPLREQNIKDFETMISEEASDKERRAAENRLMFRRRKMVTLVEELSLRTQRLQPSMRRLEQISIRMLELESQIKNLQRLKTAKDERANLQRELHDLMIMTLETPQSLKTRVQETQERFFAYEQAMRDLSGGNLRLVVSIAKKYRNRGLSFLDLIQEGNTGLMRAVDKYEYRRGYKFSTYATWWIRQAITRAIADQARTIRIPVHMIETMSKLRKVSKRLVQELGREPTLEETSEAAEVSLEETRRVMKISRHPISLDRPVGESEDSYFGDFIEDSGSDSPVNAATQEMLKDKIDIVLKTLTYREREIIKLRYGLGDGYTYTLEEVGRIFKVTRERVRQIEAKAVRKLQHPVRSKQLKGFLDTLAAANISN; encoded by the coding sequence GTGCATCGCTTAGATCAAGAACTGAAATCACTAATTGAAAAAGGTAGAGAGCAAGGATTTGTTACCTATCATGAGGCAAGTGGATACCTGCCTGATGAAGCGGACAATCCTCAAAAGCTCGATCACCTGGTCATGTCGCTGGAAGAGCTCGATCTTCCTCTGGTCAAGGATGACGCACCAGTTGAACCTGCCGATGGTTCCAAAAAACGTAAACCCCGTGTTCGGGAGATGTCGACCGAAGACAAATCGCGTCGCATTGACGACCCCGTGCGGATGTATCTGACCCAGATGGGTGAGATTCCTCTGCTGACACGTGAGGAAGAAATCAATCTGGCCAAACAGATTGAGTTAACGCGGAAATTGTTCCGACGTTTCCTCATCTCAGGCGATTACGTCATGGGCGAAGCGATCGGCATTCTTACGAAAGTCGACGCATCTGAACTTCCGTTTGACCGTACCATCAAAATTTCGATGACCGAGTCACTCGAGAAAGACCAGATCCTGGGGCGGATGCCGCATAACCTGGGAACACTTCGTCCGCTGCGTGAGCAGAACATTAAAGACTTCGAGACTATGATTTCGGAAGAGGCGAGCGACAAAGAACGCCGCGCCGCCGAAAACCGCTTGATGTTCCGTCGTCGTAAGATGGTCACCCTCGTTGAAGAACTCAGCCTGCGAACACAGCGTTTGCAGCCTAGCATGCGACGTTTGGAGCAGATTTCCATTCGTATGCTTGAGCTGGAATCGCAGATTAAAAACCTGCAACGATTGAAAACAGCCAAAGACGAAAGAGCCAACCTGCAGCGTGAATTGCATGACCTGATGATCATGACGCTGGAGACTCCTCAATCATTGAAAACCCGTGTTCAGGAAACTCAGGAGCGGTTCTTCGCCTACGAACAGGCGATGCGAGACCTTTCCGGTGGTAACCTGCGACTGGTGGTTTCGATTGCCAAGAAATACCGTAACCGTGGCCTGAGCTTCCTCGACCTGATTCAAGAAGGGAATACGGGACTGATGCGTGCGGTTGATAAATATGAATATCGCCGCGGCTATAAGTTCTCGACGTACGCCACTTGGTGGATTCGTCAGGCGATCACCCGCGCTATTGCGGACCAGGCTCGGACAATTCGTATCCCGGTTCATATGATCGAGACGATGTCCAAGCTGCGAAAAGTAAGTAAACGGCTGGTTCAGGAACTCGGACGGGAACCAACCCTCGAAGAGACTTCCGAAGCTGCCGAAGTCAGTCTTGAAGAAACTCGTCGTGTTATGAAGATTTCCCGCCATCCGATCAGTCTCGATCGGCCTGTCGGAGAAAGTGAAGACAGCTACTTCGGTGATTTCATCGAAGACAGTGGCAGCGACAGCCCTGTCAACGCCGCTACCCAGGAGATGCTGAAGGACAAAATTGATATCGTCCTTAAGACTCTCACCTATCGTGAACGGGAAATCATCAAACTCCGCTACGGCTTGGGAGATGGCTATACCTACACGTTGGAAGAAGTCGGACGAATCTTCAAAGTGACCCGCGAGAGGGTTCGCCAGATCGAGGCGAAAGCCGTCCGCAAGCTGCAACATCCTGTCAGGAGTAAGCAGCTAAAAGGGTTTTTAGATACCCTGGCGGCAGCCAACATTTCAAATTGA
- a CDS encoding serine/threonine protein kinase encodes MTASLPPQDKSLTSPSHHSSQRQGAKPTPDQTQINALGATVIGAAESNSETKPIMPDTPPQPSTPSPVPPSVPNLPGKSNTPSSGKKATQLGDFRLRKRLGKGGMGEVFLAQQVSLDRPVAIKTLSKELAKKPDFVERFLREARSMARLHHPNVVQVYAADSQKGINYVAIEYIDGYSMQVWMNQRKRLTVGDSLHVVLVCAQALKQAHDLKMIHRDIKPDNILITSKGIVKVADFGLAKAIDEDVSMTQSGTGLGTPLYMAPEQARNAKHVDLRTDIYALGCTLYYFLTGELPFKGKDTLELILEKEKGTFKSARQINSEIPSRLDLMIDKMLAKDPNARYGDCAELVNDLVGLGLHSPSLSFIDGAVESAGIGHPSSMGMSSRGGVTQSPGGHTAIGSKPGGGTTGGTTPAYTPPNSAQDAQQAEVSRTMETSAGKAWYVRFFDAQGKSTLNKFSTEQVIKGIKAGMFDKRARAREGNKGQFVPLTQYVEFQGFMHQRIAQDTADQRGKNTAQQYEKLAQQYDRQKRWKWVKNLFQGMVGGIGFIVYLIIIVVLLGAGWIAFLFREDWLPMITG; translated from the coding sequence ATGACTGCTTCACTTCCTCCACAGGACAAATCGCTCACCTCTCCTTCGCATCATTCCAGTCAGAGGCAGGGAGCGAAGCCAACTCCAGATCAGACACAGATTAATGCACTGGGGGCGACCGTTATTGGGGCTGCGGAATCCAATTCAGAGACGAAACCGATCATGCCGGACACACCTCCCCAGCCCTCGACCCCTTCGCCTGTGCCACCATCCGTGCCGAATCTTCCTGGGAAATCGAACACTCCGTCATCAGGAAAAAAGGCAACCCAGTTGGGCGACTTTCGTCTACGCAAGCGTCTTGGTAAGGGGGGCATGGGTGAAGTCTTTCTGGCTCAGCAAGTCAGCCTGGATCGTCCCGTCGCCATTAAAACGTTGTCCAAAGAACTGGCGAAGAAACCGGACTTCGTGGAACGTTTTCTGCGCGAAGCACGCTCTATGGCACGATTACACCATCCGAACGTGGTTCAGGTTTACGCAGCGGATTCCCAGAAGGGAATCAACTATGTAGCCATCGAATACATCGACGGTTACAGCATGCAGGTCTGGATGAATCAGCGGAAACGATTGACTGTCGGTGACTCGTTGCATGTCGTTCTGGTATGTGCTCAGGCATTGAAGCAGGCTCACGATCTGAAAATGATCCATCGTGATATCAAACCAGATAATATTTTGATCACATCCAAAGGGATTGTGAAAGTCGCTGACTTTGGTCTCGCCAAGGCGATTGATGAAGACGTCTCAATGACTCAGAGCGGCACGGGACTGGGAACACCTCTCTACATGGCCCCGGAGCAGGCAAGAAATGCCAAGCATGTCGATCTGCGTACCGATATCTATGCCCTCGGTTGTACACTCTACTATTTCCTCACAGGTGAACTTCCTTTCAAAGGGAAAGATACCCTCGAACTGATTCTGGAAAAAGAAAAAGGTACTTTTAAGAGTGCCCGGCAGATCAACAGCGAGATTCCGAGTCGTCTCGATTTGATGATTGATAAAATGCTGGCCAAAGATCCCAATGCCCGCTACGGCGATTGTGCAGAATTGGTCAATGATCTAGTCGGACTCGGATTACATTCACCCTCTTTGAGTTTTATAGATGGGGCGGTTGAGAGTGCGGGAATCGGACATCCCAGTAGTATGGGCATGTCCAGCCGCGGAGGGGTCACACAGTCGCCCGGCGGGCACACAGCAATTGGATCGAAACCGGGTGGGGGAACTACAGGGGGAACTACGCCCGCTTATACCCCGCCTAATTCGGCACAGGACGCTCAACAGGCCGAAGTTTCCCGAACCATGGAAACGTCAGCTGGTAAAGCCTGGTACGTCCGGTTCTTCGACGCCCAAGGCAAGTCGACTCTCAATAAATTCTCGACCGAGCAAGTGATCAAGGGAATCAAAGCCGGGATGTTTGATAAACGTGCCCGGGCGCGCGAGGGGAATAAGGGACAATTCGTTCCTTTAACGCAATACGTGGAATTCCAGGGATTCATGCATCAACGGATTGCTCAGGATACGGCTGATCAGCGTGGAAAAAACACGGCCCAGCAGTACGAAAAACTGGCTCAGCAATATGACCGGCAGAAACGGTGGAAATGGGTTAAGAACCTCTTTCAGGGGATGGTTGGGGGGATTGGTTTTATTGTCTACCTCATCATTATCGTCGTTTTACTCGGCGCCGGATGGATTGCGTTCCTGTTCCGTGAAGACTGGCTTCCCATGATTACAGGTTAG